A region of Malaciobacter marinus DNA encodes the following proteins:
- a CDS encoding penicillin-binding protein 1A: protein MKYILSFFTIIGLAICAWLLYLYSHIRFELDKVINYNPRLTTQIFDKDGKLISNLFSKENRLYVNYDEIPARVIEGLVAIEDTHFFEHNGINLDAISRAIIKDIKAGALVEGASTLTQQLIKTLILTREKKIIRKIKEVLLALKLETVLSKEEILERYLNQVYFGHGYYGIKTAARGYFNKELYELNLKEIAILVGLPRAPSFYDPTRNLKFSLARANQVIQRMNTLGWINAKEYEEAMKSTPKIYDKTLTQNKAPYIVDYVLKTLKDEVKDIKTGGYEINLTLDLDAQRIAKEGLNKAHEKILKRDEYFRNLNKKRGIEKEYDEKGNELSEDRFVKNLNGSFISMENNTGKILAMVGGLNYKDSNFNRVVQSKRQAGSAIKPFIYQAALNMGYSPATKIADISRTYEYKVEDSDETKKWKPKNYGGRYKGLISLREALLYSRNLATINLVTDIGIDIVYNTLKDYGFKNMPYDLTITLGSFVISPFELSQAYSIISNNGTEVKPYIINSIKNRNGTIINFEPEKRYVISPEQAFLTKDIMHDTVIRGTGKRSKVKGLDLAGKTGTTNNNIDAWFCGFSPSIQTIVWFGNDNNVPMRRSETGGIAAIPAFKYFYKNYLKLHPEIKREFEKPDGVRTSIINGKKEYYTNTSKLPTNSIDIPKENQIQF, encoded by the coding sequence ATGAAATATATTTTGAGCTTTTTTACAATAATAGGACTTGCAATTTGTGCATGGCTATTGTATTTGTATTCACATATAAGATTTGAGCTTGACAAAGTGATTAATTACAATCCAAGATTAACAACACAAATTTTTGATAAAGATGGAAAATTAATTTCAAACTTATTTTCAAAAGAGAATAGATTATATGTAAACTATGATGAAATACCTGCAAGAGTAATTGAAGGATTAGTTGCTATTGAAGATACACATTTTTTTGAACATAATGGAATAAATCTTGATGCAATAAGTCGTGCAATAATAAAAGATATTAAAGCTGGAGCATTAGTTGAGGGAGCTAGTACGCTTACACAACAACTTATAAAAACATTAATATTAACAAGAGAAAAGAAAATAATCAGGAAAATCAAAGAGGTTTTACTTGCCTTAAAACTTGAAACAGTTCTTTCAAAAGAAGAGATTTTAGAAAGATATTTAAACCAAGTCTATTTTGGTCATGGTTATTATGGTATAAAAACAGCAGCAAGAGGTTATTTTAATAAAGAGTTATATGAACTAAACTTAAAAGAGATTGCCATATTAGTGGGACTTCCACGAGCTCCAAGCTTTTATGATCCCACTAGAAATTTAAAATTTTCATTAGCAAGAGCAAATCAAGTTATACAAAGAATGAATACATTAGGATGGATAAACGCTAAAGAGTATGAAGAAGCTATGAAAAGTACTCCTAAAATATATGATAAAACACTTACTCAAAATAAAGCACCATATATAGTTGATTATGTATTAAAAACATTAAAAGATGAAGTTAAAGATATAAAAACAGGTGGTTATGAAATAAATCTAACACTTGATTTAGACGCACAAAGAATTGCAAAAGAAGGACTTAATAAAGCACATGAAAAGATTTTAAAAAGAGATGAATATTTTAGAAACTTAAATAAAAAAAGAGGCATTGAAAAAGAGTATGATGAAAAAGGCAATGAATTAAGTGAAGATAGATTTGTAAAAAATTTAAATGGTTCATTTATATCAATGGAAAATAATACAGGAAAAATATTAGCAATGGTAGGAGGTCTTAATTATAAAGATTCCAATTTTAATAGAGTAGTTCAAAGTAAAAGACAAGCAGGTTCTGCAATCAAACCATTTATCTATCAAGCTGCTTTAAATATGGGATATTCACCTGCAACAAAAATTGCTGATATTAGTAGAACATATGAATATAAAGTTGAAGATTCAGATGAAACAAAAAAATGGAAACCAAAAAATTATGGAGGAAGATATAAAGGTTTAATTAGCTTAAGAGAAGCATTACTTTATTCAAGAAACCTTGCAACAATTAATCTAGTAACAGATATTGGAATTGATATAGTTTATAATACTTTAAAGGATTATGGATTCAAGAATATGCCTTATGATTTAACAATAACATTAGGCTCATTTGTTATTTCTCCATTTGAATTATCACAAGCTTACTCAATTATTTCAAATAATGGTACAGAAGTTAAACCTTATATAATTAATTCAATAAAAAATAGAAATGGAACAATTATTAATTTTGAACCAGAAAAAAGATATGTTATCAGCCCAGAACAAGCATTTTTGACAAAAGATATAATGCATGATACAGTAATAAGGGGGACAGGGAAAAGATCAAAAGTTAAAGGACTTGACCTTGCTGGAAAAACTGGAACAACAAATAATAATATCGACGCTTGGTTTTGTGGCTTTTCACCATCTATTCAAACAATTGTATGGTTTGGAAATGACAATAATGTACCAATGAGAAGAAGTGAAACAGGTGGTATTGCGGCAATTCCAGCATTTAAATATTTCTATAAAAACTACTTAAAACTCCATCCAGAAATAAAAAGAGAGTTTGAAAAACCTGATGGAGTAAGAACTTCTATTATTAATGGTAAAAAAGAGTATTATACTAACACATCAAAATTGCCTACTAACTCAATTGATATTCCAAAAGAAAATCAGATACAATTTTAA
- the glnA gene encoding type I glutamate--ammonia ligase: MGKFVNNTEEFFDFCKENEVEFVDFRFSDMKGMWHHLTYMMDAVTAEQLESGMPFDGSSVDAWQPINKSDMILKPDVDTAFLDPFTADPTIIVICDVYDIYKSQMYEKCPRSIAKKALTHLSESGAGDVAYFGPENEFFVFDDVKIRDDINESYYRVDTEEGCWSDDTDYEVGNTGHRPRTKGGYFPVQPTDSMVDLRAEMMQVLKQVGLEVVLGHHEVAQGQGEIGIVFGDLIEAADNVQKYKYVVKMVAHLNGKSATFMPKPLFGDNGNGMHVHQSIWKDGKNLFYKEGEYGNLSEMARHYVGGIFKHARAVAAFTNPSTNSYKRLVPGFEAPSILTYSSQNRSASCRIPYGAGEKATRIEMRFPDSTACPYLAFAAMLCAGLDGIKNKYEPIGPMDDDLYELSLDEIRQRKIPQMPHTLRGSLEALIRDNEFLQPVFTQDMIDIYQHYKFETQVWPDEARPTAFEFKSTYSC; encoded by the coding sequence ATGGGTAAGTTTGTAAACAATACAGAAGAATTTTTTGATTTTTGTAAAGAAAATGAAGTAGAATTTGTTGATTTTAGATTTTCAGACATGAAAGGTATGTGGCATCACCTTACATATATGATGGATGCAGTAACAGCAGAACAATTAGAAAGTGGAATGCCTTTTGATGGTTCATCAGTTGATGCATGGCAACCAATTAATAAATCAGATATGATTTTAAAGCCAGATGTAGATACTGCATTTTTAGATCCATTTACAGCAGATCCAACAATTATTGTAATTTGTGATGTTTATGATATTTATAAAAGCCAAATGTATGAAAAATGTCCAAGATCTATTGCTAAAAAAGCATTAACTCATCTAAGTGAGTCAGGTGCTGGTGATGTAGCTTACTTTGGACCAGAAAATGAATTCTTTGTATTTGATGATGTAAAAATTAGAGATGACATTAATGAATCTTATTATAGAGTTGATACAGAAGAGGGATGTTGGTCTGATGATACAGATTACGAAGTAGGAAACACAGGTCATAGACCAAGAACAAAAGGTGGATATTTCCCAGTTCAACCAACTGATTCTATGGTTGATTTAAGAGCTGAAATGATGCAAGTATTAAAGCAAGTTGGACTTGAAGTAGTACTTGGACACCATGAAGTTGCACAAGGTCAAGGTGAAATTGGAATTGTATTTGGAGATTTAATTGAAGCAGCAGATAATGTACAAAAGTATAAATATGTTGTAAAAATGGTAGCACATTTAAATGGTAAATCTGCAACATTTATGCCAAAACCATTATTTGGTGATAATGGAAATGGAATGCATGTTCATCAATCAATTTGGAAAGATGGGAAAAACTTATTTTACAAAGAGGGTGAGTATGGTAACCTTTCAGAAATGGCTAGACATTATGTTGGGGGAATTTTTAAACATGCAAGAGCAGTTGCAGCATTTACAAACCCATCAACAAACTCTTACAAAAGATTAGTTCCAGGATTTGAAGCACCATCAATTTTAACTTATTCTTCACAAAACAGATCAGCTTCTTGTAGAATACCTTATGGAGCTGGTGAAAAAGCAACAAGAATTGAAATGAGATTCCCAGACTCAACTGCTTGTCCATATTTAGCTTTTGCTGCAATGTTATGTGCAGGTTTAGATGGTATCAAAAATAAATATGAACCTATTGGTCCAATGGATGATGATTTATATGAACTGTCTTTAGATGAAATTAGACAAAGAAAAATTCCTCAAATGCCACATACTTTAAGAGGATCACTAGAAGCGTTAATTAGAGATAATGAGTTCTTACAACCAGTATTTACTCAAGATATGATTGATATTTATCAACATTATAAATTTGAAACTCAAGTTTGGCCAGACGAAGCTAGACCAACAGCATTTGAATTTAAATCAACATACTCTTGTTAA
- a CDS encoding histidinol-phosphatase, with amino-acid sequence MRVDLHNHTILCNHAQGSVEDFIKRAIELKIDYYGFTEHAPMNFDEKYRMKLTEKEFYETTIKYYKEKYINDINILLGYEVDFMQSIPILDEILSSKVDYLIGSVHFLESKNENTPWGFDNPEFIGKYKNKDIDLIWIDYFEAIRLLAKTGHFDIVGHLDLIKVFKFLPTKDIKLIALEALKQIKKSNMTIEINAAGFRKPIKEQYPCVELLQLAYELDIDITFSSDAHAVDQIGYAYDEVVLLAKSIGYTKCTVFRQREKLFVDF; translated from the coding sequence ATGAGAGTAGATTTACATAATCATACTATTTTATGTAATCATGCACAAGGAAGTGTAGAAGATTTTATAAAAAGAGCAATAGAATTAAAAATTGATTACTATGGTTTTACAGAACATGCTCCTATGAATTTTGATGAAAAGTATAGAATGAAACTTACTGAAAAAGAGTTTTATGAAACAACAATTAAATATTATAAAGAAAAATATATTAATGATATTAATATACTTCTTGGATATGAAGTTGACTTCATGCAAAGTATTCCTATTCTTGATGAAATATTAAGTTCAAAAGTTGATTATCTTATAGGTTCTGTACATTTCTTAGAATCAAAAAATGAAAATACACCTTGGGGATTTGATAATCCAGAGTTTATAGGAAAATATAAAAATAAAGATATTGATTTAATATGGATTGATTATTTTGAAGCAATAAGATTATTGGCTAAAACAGGTCATTTTGATATTGTTGGACATTTAGATTTGATTAAGGTATTTAAGTTTTTACCAACAAAAGATATAAAATTAATAGCATTAGAAGCATTAAAACAAATCAAGAAATCAAATATGACAATAGAGATAAATGCAGCAGGTTTTAGAAAACCAATTAAAGAACAATATCCATGTGTGGAGTTACTTCAATTAGCTTATGAATTAGATATTGATATTACTTTTAGTTCAGATGCACATGCAGTTGATCAAATTGGATATGCTTATGATGAGGTAGTCTTGCTTGCAAAAAGTATTGGATACACTAAATGTACAGTTTTTAGGCAAAGAGAAAAATTATTTGTAGATTTTTAA
- a CDS encoding diguanylate cyclase yields the protein MKRILIIEDSKSVASSLSLMIKEQFGYKTVLGSSVKECAKILLEYKGKFDVALLDLGLPDSENGEIVDFVAKFNIPIIILTGSTLVEDEIKNRSKNIVDYVVKDGMYSFKYALSVINRVIKNEKAKVLLVDDSNTFLETTKSLIEKYRLNVFTATNGLEALEILEENRDIKLLLTDYLMPYMNGLDLVRHIRKKYNKDELSIIVTSAVKDKNTASKFLKYGANDFLYKGFTQEELFVRLGANLELIELFDELRNRANKDFLTNMYNRRYLFSKGLTLYEKAKEKKEKLAIALLDIDKFKYINDTYGHDIGDIAIKEVSKILNQFLYNNEMLVRLGGEEFCILFHKTDEEEILSKLELIKDEFENHTIDLGIHKLTFTVSIGCSFTLCNSLDEMLQNADKELYKAKDAGRNQIRYRK from the coding sequence ATGAAAAGAATCTTAATTATTGAAGATAGCAAATCAGTTGCAAGTAGTTTAAGTCTTATGATAAAAGAACAGTTTGGATATAAAACTGTTCTTGGTTCATCTGTAAAAGAGTGTGCAAAAATTTTACTTGAGTATAAAGGGAAATTTGATGTTGCTTTATTAGATTTAGGTTTACCAGATAGTGAAAATGGTGAAATTGTAGATTTTGTAGCAAAGTTTAATATCCCTATAATTATTCTTACAGGTTCTACACTTGTAGAAGATGAAATAAAAAATAGAAGTAAGAATATTGTTGATTATGTGGTAAAAGATGGAATGTACTCTTTTAAATATGCACTGTCAGTTATAAATAGAGTTATTAAAAATGAAAAAGCTAAAGTATTACTAGTGGATGATTCTAATACTTTTTTAGAAACAACAAAATCATTAATTGAAAAATATAGATTAAATGTTTTTACTGCTACTAATGGTTTAGAAGCACTAGAAATACTTGAAGAGAATAGAGATATTAAACTTTTACTTACTGATTATTTAATGCCATATATGAATGGTTTAGATTTAGTAAGACACATTAGAAAAAAATATAATAAAGATGAGTTGTCAATTATTGTTACATCCGCAGTAAAGGATAAAAATACTGCTTCAAAATTTTTAAAGTATGGAGCAAATGATTTTTTATATAAAGGCTTTACTCAAGAAGAACTTTTTGTAAGACTTGGAGCTAACTTAGAACTTATTGAACTTTTTGATGAATTAAGAAATAGGGCAAATAAAGATTTTTTAACAAATATGTATAATAGAAGATATCTTTTTAGTAAAGGATTAACTCTTTATGAAAAAGCTAAAGAGAAAAAAGAGAAACTTGCTATTGCATTATTAGATATTGATAAATTTAAATATATAAATGATACATATGGACATGATATAGGTGACATAGCAATAAAAGAAGTTTCAAAAATTTTAAATCAATTTTTATACAATAATGAAATGTTAGTTAGATTAGGTGGAGAAGAGTTTTGTATCTTATTTCATAAAACTGATGAAGAAGAGATATTATCAAAGCTTGAATTGATAAAAGATGAGTTTGAAAATCATACTATAGATTTAGGAATACATAAATTAACATTTACTGTATCAATTGGTTGTAGTTTTACTTTATGTAATTCTTTAGATGAAATGTTGCAAAATGCTGATAAAGAATTATATAAAGCAAAAGATGCAGGAAGAAATCAAATAAGGTATAGAAAATGA
- a CDS encoding molybdopterin synthase catalytic subunit, with translation MQNLQLFEGSLPVESITNSWYDEFRNSNYGAIITFVGVVRDEDNIEGLSFDIYEPILKSWFDSWQKKASEKNAIVLMAHSKGDVLNHTSSYIAAVCSPKRRVALEMIDEFVEDFKANAPIWKYDIKDGKRVYAEDRSTPIDGAGLLN, from the coding sequence ATGCAGAATTTGCAATTATTTGAGGGTAGTTTACCTGTTGAAAGTATAACAAATTCTTGGTACGATGAATTTAGAAACTCTAATTATGGAGCGATTATTACTTTTGTAGGTGTAGTAAGAGATGAAGATAATATTGAAGGTTTGTCTTTTGATATTTATGAACCAATCTTAAAATCATGGTTTGATTCATGGCAGAAAAAAGCAAGTGAAAAAAATGCAATAGTTCTTATGGCACATAGCAAGGGTGATGTTTTAAATCATACTAGTTCATATATTGCTGCTGTATGTTCTCCAAAAAGAAGAGTAGCTCTTGAAATGATTGATGAATTTGTTGAGGATTTTAAAGCAAATGCTCCTATTTGGAAATATGACATAAAAGATGGAAAAAGAGTTTATGCAGAAGATAGAAGTACTCCAATAGATGGTGCTGGTTTGTTGAATTAA
- a CDS encoding MoaD/ThiS family protein has product MVEVEFLGPINKEKINLDISNLSQLSEILKDDEKISLWLEKCAVAVNDTLVSSKDMTLNDGDKISLLPPVCGG; this is encoded by the coding sequence ATGGTTGAAGTAGAATTCTTAGGACCTATAAATAAAGAAAAAATAAATTTAGATATTTCAAATTTATCACAATTAAGTGAAATATTAAAAGATGATGAAAAAATTAGCTTATGGCTAGAAAAATGTGCAGTTGCTGTAAATGATACACTTGTTTCTTCAAAAGATATGACTTTGAATGATGGAGATAAAATCTCTTTATTACCTCCTGTATGTGGTGGGTGA
- a CDS encoding MqnA/MqnD/SBP family protein: protein MKFAKIDFINLLPVTVYMKKNIKSNQLKAIIEYKKSYPSAINKKFKKRSVESAFISSIASRGEKSLDYGIIARNEVTSVLLVPGVYSKDFQSDTSNALAKVLNLNGQVIIGDKALKFFHENDKSGFIDLAKAWQDKYNLPFVFARLSYNKNAKLLKKTMKNFNKRHTKIPQYILEKYEKRSGISRKNILEYLTKIDYNIGIKEKRALKLFFKLTKEQGIK, encoded by the coding sequence ATGAAGTTCGCAAAGATAGATTTTATTAATTTATTACCTGTAACTGTATATATGAAAAAAAATATAAAATCAAATCAATTAAAAGCAATTATAGAATACAAAAAATCTTATCCCTCTGCAATAAATAAAAAATTTAAAAAAAGATCAGTTGAATCTGCATTTATCTCTTCAATTGCTTCAAGAGGTGAAAAATCTTTAGATTATGGAATTATTGCAAGAAATGAAGTTACATCAGTATTATTAGTACCAGGTGTTTATTCAAAAGATTTTCAAAGTGATACATCAAATGCACTTGCAAAAGTATTAAATTTGAATGGACAAGTAATTATTGGAGATAAAGCATTGAAATTTTTCCATGAAAATGACAAATCAGGTTTTATTGACTTAGCAAAAGCATGGCAAGATAAGTATAATCTTCCTTTTGTTTTTGCAAGATTATCGTATAACAAAAATGCTAAATTATTAAAAAAAACCATGAAAAATTTCAATAAAAGACATACTAAAATCCCTCAATATATTTTAGAAAAATATGAAAAACGTTCTGGAATTTCAAGAAAGAATATCTTAGAATATTTAACAAAAATAGATTATAATATTGGAATAAAAGAGAAACGTGCATTAAAACTATTTTTTAAATTAACAAAAGAACAAGGTATTAAATAA
- a CDS encoding undecaprenyl-diphosphate phosphatase, which translates to MTIFDSIILGIIEGITEFLPISSTGHLIVASEFLNLEQNSINKAYEVIIQFAAILAVILNYPDKFNTKHINLWTKIFIAFLPIAAIGFLFSSYVKAMFTIEIVAYMFIVGGIIFLIVERFYDESKHTVSDVEDVSFKQAFYIGIAQIFALIPGTSRAGASIIGAMLVGLNRKASAEFSFLLAFPVMCATTAYDLLKHHEQLLQSSNLLNLIVGFVVAFFVAFLTIKLFIKFLENFTFVSFGIYRIAFGILLLVILNNNINY; encoded by the coding sequence ATGACAATTTTTGATTCGATTATCTTAGGTATTATAGAAGGAATTACAGAGTTCTTACCAATTTCTTCAACAGGTCACTTAATAGTTGCAAGTGAATTTTTAAACTTAGAACAAAATAGTATAAATAAAGCATATGAAGTAATAATACAATTTGCTGCTATATTAGCAGTTATATTAAACTATCCAGATAAATTCAATACAAAACATATAAATCTATGGACTAAAATATTTATTGCATTCCTTCCAATTGCTGCAATTGGGTTTTTATTCTCTTCTTATGTAAAAGCAATGTTTACAATTGAAATTGTTGCTTATATGTTTATTGTAGGTGGAATTATATTTTTAATTGTTGAAAGATTTTATGATGAAAGTAAGCATACAGTTTCTGATGTTGAAGACGTATCTTTTAAGCAAGCTTTTTATATAGGAATTGCTCAAATTTTTGCATTAATCCCTGGTACAAGTAGAGCAGGAGCAAGTATAATAGGTGCTATGCTTGTAGGACTAAATAGAAAAGCAAGTGCAGAATTTTCTTTTTTACTTGCTTTTCCTGTCATGTGTGCAACAACTGCATATGACTTATTAAAACATCATGAACAACTACTACAAAGTTCAAACTTATTAAACCTAATAGTAGGCTTTGTAGTTGCTTTTTTTGTTGCTTTTTTAACAATAAAACTATTTATAAAATTCTTAGAAAACTTTACCTTTGTAAGTTTTGGTATTTATAGAATTGCTTTTGGAATACTACTTTTGGTTATTCTCAATAATAACATCAACTATTGA
- a CDS encoding UDP-N-acetylglucosamine--N-acetylmuramyl-(pentapeptide) pyrophosphoryl-undecaprenol N-acetylglucosamine transferase: MKGTVVITGGGTGGHLKVAKAFVDEFHKRGISPIFIGSTTGQDEQWFKNERKVKKAFFLDTKGVVDKNLIGKSKAIFQIVKEVNHCLNIFDKTEVKTVISVGGFSAAPATFASILSFACKLYIHEQNSKMGKLNEITSRFATEIFSSYLDDSKIKDYPVSSEFFDNARVRHEIETIIFLGGSQGARAINDFALSVALKLDELGIKIIHQTGKADFQRVKSKYDELNLDVDVFDFTDDISKKMSLADFAISRSGASTLWELAANSLPTLFVPYPYAAKDHQYYNAKFLKDKKLCFVCRERNLKPEVIDKILKADIKSMSKGLIDSIGYNAIESIVDVIIENNQK, encoded by the coding sequence ATGAAAGGAACAGTAGTAATAACAGGTGGAGGAACAGGGGGACATCTAAAAGTTGCTAAAGCATTTGTTGATGAGTTTCATAAAAGAGGCATATCTCCAATATTTATTGGATCTACAACAGGTCAAGATGAACAATGGTTTAAAAATGAAAGAAAAGTAAAAAAAGCATTTTTTCTAGATACAAAAGGTGTCGTAGATAAAAATCTTATAGGAAAATCAAAAGCAATCTTTCAAATAGTAAAAGAAGTAAATCATTGTTTAAATATTTTTGATAAAACAGAAGTAAAAACTGTAATTTCTGTTGGAGGTTTTTCAGCAGCACCTGCGACGTTTGCTTCTATATTATCTTTTGCTTGTAAACTTTACATACATGAACAGAATTCTAAAATGGGTAAATTAAATGAAATAACAAGTAGATTTGCAACAGAAATTTTCTCTTCATATCTTGATGATTCAAAGATTAAAGATTATCCAGTATCAAGTGAATTTTTTGATAATGCAAGAGTTAGACATGAAATTGAAACAATTATATTTTTAGGTGGTTCACAAGGTGCAAGAGCAATAAATGATTTTGCTTTAAGTGTTGCTTTAAAATTAGATGAATTAGGTATTAAAATCATTCATCAAACAGGTAAAGCAGATTTCCAAAGAGTAAAAAGCAAATATGATGAACTAAATCTTGATGTTGATGTTTTTGATTTTACTGATGATATCTCAAAAAAAATGAGTTTAGCAGATTTTGCAATAAGTAGAAGTGGAGCATCTACTCTTTGGGAACTTGCAGCAAATTCATTACCCACTTTATTTGTTCCTTATCCATATGCTGCAAAAGATCACCAATATTATAATGCAAAGTTTTTAAAAGATAAAAAGTTATGTTTTGTTTGTAGAGAAAGGAATTTAAAGCCTGAAGTAATTGATAAAATTTTAAAAGCAGATATTAAATCAATGAGTAAAGGATTAATTGATTCAATAGGCTATAACGCCATTGAATCAATAGTTGATGTTATTATTGAGAATAACCAAAAGTAG
- a CDS encoding FtsW/RodA/SpoVE family cell cycle protein — MNFSTNKIKPKKQSTNIQPDYILFLLVSILIILSIIFSYSLTIYTVEYFGYNQFHFFLRQLLVGTLSIFVMWTLSLIHPDKIVGIVGMSLFIIFFLLMAVMPFLPSSLVTESGGANRWIRLPGVSLSPVEFFKVGFIYFLSWSFHRRVMVMPKKMTLKDELFLLAPYFGAFLLVVFIVAFLQKDLGQVVLLGLILIVLLVFANRSFKVFLSLGASALVAFILLIVSAPHRINRIYSWWAMNQDGILAIMPHWVDNYLRIDELPEPYQVSHSLNAIHNGGFFGQGISLGDIKLGFLSEVHTDFVLAGIMEEIGLIGLLFIIIILFSIVWRIFIISRRVDNPIYHLFSLAIALMIVIAFLINSYGISGIIPIKGIAVPFLSYGGSSMLSMAISIGLVLSISRTVKKERKSK, encoded by the coding sequence ATGAATTTTAGCACAAATAAGATTAAACCCAAAAAACAAAGTACAAATATTCAACCAGATTATATACTTTTCTTACTAGTATCTATTTTGATTATATTAAGTATCATATTTTCATACTCTTTAACTATTTATACAGTTGAATATTTTGGATATAACCAATTTCACTTTTTTCTAAGGCAGTTACTTGTTGGAACACTTTCAATTTTTGTAATGTGGACACTCTCTTTGATACATCCAGATAAAATTGTTGGAATTGTTGGGATGTCTTTATTTATTATATTTTTTTTACTAATGGCTGTTATGCCCTTTCTTCCCTCAAGTTTAGTAACAGAAAGTGGAGGAGCTAATAGATGGATTAGACTTCCTGGTGTCTCTTTATCTCCTGTGGAGTTTTTTAAAGTTGGATTTATTTATTTTTTATCATGGTCTTTTCATAGGCGTGTTATGGTAATGCCAAAAAAAATGACTTTAAAAGATGAACTTTTTTTATTGGCTCCATATTTTGGAGCTTTTTTACTTGTGGTTTTTATTGTTGCCTTTTTACAAAAAGATTTAGGACAAGTTGTACTTTTAGGTTTAATATTAATTGTACTTTTAGTATTTGCAAATAGAAGTTTTAAAGTTTTTTTATCTTTAGGTGCTAGTGCTTTAGTAGCTTTTATTTTATTAATAGTATCAGCTCCCCATAGAATTAATAGAATTTATTCATGGTGGGCTATGAATCAAGATGGAATATTAGCAATTATGCCCCATTGGGTTGATAATTATTTAAGAATAGATGAATTACCAGAACCTTACCAAGTTTCACACTCTTTAAATGCTATACATAATGGAGGTTTTTTTGGTCAAGGTATATCATTAGGAGATATTAAATTAGGGTTTTTATCAGAAGTTCACACAGACTTTGTTTTAGCTGGCATTATGGAAGAAATAGGTTTAATAGGATTGTTATTTATTATAATAATTCTTTTTTCTATTGTATGGAGAATATTTATAATTAGTAGAAGAGTAGATAACCCAATTTATCATCTGTTTTCATTGGCTATTGCACTTATGATAGTAATTGCTTTTTTGATTAATTCATATGGTATTTCAGGAATAATTCCAATTAAAGGTATAGCAGTACCATTTTTGAGTTATGGAGGTTCCTCAATGCTTTCCATGGCAATATCAATAGGTTTAGTTTTATCAATTAGTAGAACAGTAAAAAAGGAGAGAAAAAGTAAATGA